Proteins encoded together in one Lathyrus oleraceus cultivar Zhongwan6 chromosome 5, CAAS_Psat_ZW6_1.0, whole genome shotgun sequence window:
- the LOC127080593 gene encoding uncharacterized protein LOC127080593, whose protein sequence is MEEYDDDGDDDDDEEEEKEDEDGEDEEENNEENSQPMEHDHQVTEHGDWLGPTPGQHPFNNQVMDMLRNMQVQQQIFATPQEEKFTALQDQLQIQGDNFASFASIQEEQYADLRSQIQTHSDNNSFSSTILQRIDGFNRVLAGSVNTLNTKVIELTSLYEEDKVSRPPSGYRGRHGPFRGRRP, encoded by the exons ATGGAAGAATATGATGATGAcggtgatgatgatgatgatgaggaggAGGAGAAGGAGGATGAAGATGGTGAAGACGAGGAAGAAAATAATGAAGAAAACTCTCAACCTATGGAGCACGATCATCAAGTCACTGAACATGGTGATTGGCTTGGTCCTACTCCTGGACAACATCCATTCAATAATCAAG TGATGGATATGTTGAGAAACATGCAAGTCCAGCAGCAAATTTTTGCTACACCTCAAGAGGAGAAGTTCACGGCCTTGCAGGACCAACTTCAGATTCAAGGTGACAACTTTGCATCTTTTGCTTCCATCCAAGAGGAACAGTATGCGGACCTAAGGAGTCAAATCCAAACCCACAGTGACAACAACTCCTTTTCCTCCACCATCCTACAAAGGATTGATGGCTTTAATCGCGTTCTCGCAGGATCCGTAAACACACTTAACACGAAAGTCATTGAATTAACCAGCCTCTATGAAGAAGACAAAGTTTCGCGTCCACCTTCCGGTTATAGAGGCAGACATGGCCCGTTCCGTGGACGACGACCTTAG